One Anopheles merus strain MAF unplaced genomic scaffold, AmerM5.1 LNR4000861, whole genome shotgun sequence DNA window includes the following coding sequences:
- the LOC121603107 gene encoding histone H2A-like has translation MWTLIKENIVLFVIPYKRSPIKSNHVWPWKGRKGKGKGKVPFQSCGLQFPVGRIHRLLRKGNYAERVGAGAPVYLAAVMEYLAAEVLELAGNAARDNKKTRIIPRHLQLAIRNDEELNKLLSGVTIAQGGVLPNIQAVLLPKKTEKKA, from the exons ATGTGG ACCCTTATCAAAGAGAACATCGTGTTGTTCGTGATCCCTTACAAACGTTCCCCAATAAAATCTAACCATGTCTGGCcgtggaaagggaggaaaggtaAAGGGAAAGGCAAAGTCCCGTTCCAATCGTGCGGTCTTCAGTTCCCCGTTGGCCGTATTCATCGTCTCCTGCGCAAGGGTAACTATGCCGAGCGCGTCGGTGCCGGAGCGCCCGTGTATCTGGCAGCCGTCATGGAATACTTGGCCGCTGAAGTGCTTGAGTTGgccggaaacgctgcccgTGACAACAAGAAGACGCGCATCATCCCGCGTCATCTGCAGCTGGCCATCCGCAACGACGAGGAGTTGAACAAGCTGCTGTCCGGAGTAACCATCGCTCAGGGTGGTGTGCTGCCCAACATTcaggccgtgctgctgcccaagAAGACCGAAAAGAAGGCTTAA
- the LOC121603112 gene encoding histone H4: protein MTGRGKGGKGLGKGGAKRHRKVLRDNIQGITKPAIRRLARRGGVKRISGLIYEETRGVLKVFLENVIRDAVTYTEHAKRKTVTAMDVVYALKRQGRTLYGFGG, encoded by the coding sequence ATGACTGGaagaggaaagggaggaaaaggtCTGGGTAAAGGAGGAGCCAAGCGTCACCGAAAAGTGCTGCGGGATAACATCCAGGGCATTACCAAGCCCGCCATCCGCCGTTTGGCTCGGCGCGGAGGAGTGAAACGTATTTCCGGCCTCATCTACGAGGAAACCCGTGGCGTCCTGAAAGTGTTTCTGGAGAATGTGATCCGTGATGCGGTCACTTACACTGAACACGCCAAGCGCAAGACCGTCACTGCTATGGATGTGGTGTATGCTCTGAAGCGTCAGGGCCGTACTCTGTACGGTTTCGGAGGTTAA
- the LOC121603109 gene encoding histone H2B yields the protein MAPKTSGKAAKKSGKAQKNISKSDKKKKRKTRKESYAIYIYKVLKQVHPDTGISSKAMSIMNSFVNDIFERIAAEASRLAHYNKRSTITSREIQTAVRLLLPGELAKHAVSEGTKAVTKYTSSK from the coding sequence ATGGCACCCAAAACCAGTGGAAAAGCTGCGAAGAAGTCTGGCAAAGcccagaaaaatatttccaagtccgacaagaaaaagaagcgcaaGACCCGCAAGGAAAGCTACGCTATTTACATCTACAAAGTGTTGAAGCAAGTCCACCCGGATACTGGCATCTCTTCGAAGGCCATGAGCATCATGAACAGTTTCGTTAACGATATCTTCGAACGCATTGCTGCCGAGGCATCCCGCTTGGCGCATTACAACAAGCGTTCGACGATCACGTCCCGCGAAATCCAAACCGCTgttcgtctgctgctgcctggtgAGCTTGCCAAGCACGCCGTCTCCGAAGGAACAAAGGCTGTCACAAAGTACACCAGCTCGAAGTAA